In Bactrocera dorsalis isolate Fly_Bdor unplaced genomic scaffold, ASM2337382v1 BdCtg007, whole genome shotgun sequence, a single window of DNA contains:
- the K1161 gene encoding myogenesis-regulating glycosidase isoform X1: MSDREYNKEQYENREQRKPLLPNGQNARPPSTESESSIPYMDRLNDSSTSDICSATSSNSGNVDESRSSEGNMKRGIAARRNVNMPIVIQVDENDSTLRAEGDELTPLSTNQIPNVEPVGRNLRRNSISLPMGIDAIDLEGLRLKYQMQEQDALSEEEKSDSINDDSCGSVTPNVPETSISSINQNDEESDDEEYGGGRRKYRDPFRSRRRASIAPLPALRLNSKEMLASDFDTHSVASNQASITSVNSLASLLREKMNAFPQMIRKKKRETKDYKIKIFVTILFFIIVFLIGYSYITYHKEILTRSYFEKIKFSSVDRTFSILSHEDKEVITGKLGLSISSDSIPFYCLEDQRKNDGSVCLEWNGIARLYMSFQNMNVFRCYNIQWQALSSGIYPTDCYELKRDNGLWFGGSFTKGMEWSLSSANFDYAPFGSGDGKVHQFGNGIKRYFINSIGVAMQVDDRTPLHISVNQTENRLCFRARNDNFTFVNHLTEYPELTYKICTTEDMRSLHMLMTQQSLWDGLKESDIYSLHSLIEEPVWKIPFQSEVTSINETTIYNYSEDVIAMGFMRLGHILVNEFWQRNIGDFVVDQERFPTLKDTIEVLHRRGFKVVFTIQPFISTDSPNFKDAVKNKLLIYERHSDRSIPALTRYKSSSSAGVLDITNNASIPWLRNKLEKLKEDYQVDSFYLDLGTSYNLPHYYQCRTTLDNPDMYAKIFTSSMESVGFIGVSSASAVPKPPTFLSTPPINSSWEGLRELLTVVLNNGINGYPFVLPGAIGGDYYVNRTLKKMASFYSLGQPELVEQDLFIRWMQLMTFMPSMQFSHLPSEYKSDYITDQAKELMSIRQKIVIPLLKKYLSESMNEGLPLVRPLWMLDPHDPACLLVNDEFSVGEELIVAPILEKNSDEREVYLPQGVWKDGIDGSLRKGSRWMHNYKVPKDKIAHFVKMPDNTRF, encoded by the exons ATGAGCGATAGAGAATACAATAAAGAACAATATGAAAACAGAGAACAACGCAAACCCCTGCTGCCAAATGGACAAAATGCACGGCCACCGAGCACGGAAAGTGAAAGCAGTATTCCCTATATGGATAGACTCAACGATTCCAGCACAAGCGACATTTGCAGTGCAACTTCCAGCAATAGCGGTAATGTTGATGAAAGTCGGTCAAGCGAAGGTAACATGAAGCGTGGAATCGCTGCAAGGCGAAATGTCAATATGCCGATCGTCATACAGGTGGATGAAAACGACAGTACATTAAGAGCCGAAGGCGATGAACTTACACCACTCTCAACCAACCAAATTCCCAATGTCGAACCGGTAGGTAGGAATTTACGTCGAAATTCCATATCCTTACCAATGGGGATTGATGCCATTGATCTCGAAGGCCTGCGGCTGAAGTATCAAATGCAGGAACAGGATGCCCTCAGCGAAGAGGAAAAGAGCGATAGT ATAAACGATGACAGCTGCGGTTCGGTCACCCCGAATGTACCGGAAACGAGTATATCATCAATAAACCAGAATGACGAAGAGAGTGACGATGAGGAGTATGGTGGCGGACGTCGAAAGTATCG TGATCCATTTCGGAGTCGCCGCCGAGCATCGATAGCCCCTCTACCCGCCTTGCGCTTGAATAGTAAGGAGATGCTTGCGAGTGACTTCGACACCCACAGTGTGGCTAGCAACCAAGCGTCCATCACTAGCGTTAACTCATTGGCCAGTTTACTCCGGGAAAAAATGAAT GCATTCCCCCAAATGATTCGCAAAAAGAAACGTGAAACCAAGGAttataaaattaagattttcgTCACAATATTATTCTTCATCATTGTCTTCTTG ATTGGATACTCTTATATAACCTACCATAAAGAGATTTTAACTCGTTCCTATTTTGAAAAGATCAAATTCAGCTCGGTGGATCGTACTTTCAGTATTTTAAGTCACGAAGACAAGGAAGTGATAACAGGAAAGTTAGGTCTCTCTATAAGTTCCGATAGTATCCCGTTTTATTGTCTGGAAGACCAACGTAAAAATGATGGCAGCGTTTGTCTGGAATGGAATGGTATAGCTCGACTGTATATGAGTTTCCAAAATATGAATGTATTCCGTTGCTATAACATACAGTGGCAAGCACTGAGTTCGGGAATTTATCCAACCGATTGTTATGAGTTAAAAAGGGATAACGGACTATGGTTTGGTGGTAGCTTTACAAAGGGTATGGAATGGTCCTTAAGTTCGGCAAATTTTGACTATGCACCTTTTGGTAGTGGTGACGGTAAGGTTCATCAGTTCGGTAACGGAATAAAGCGCTATTTCATAAATTCGATTGGTGTGGCAATGCAGGTGGACGATCGCACACCTCTGCACATATCTGTCAATCAAACAGAAAATAGATTATGCTTTCGTGCGCGAAATGATAATTTCACCTTCGTCAATCATCTAACGGAATATCCAGAgcttacatataaaatttgcaCTACCGAAGACATGCGTAGTCTACATATGCTGATGACACAACAGAGTTTGTGGGATGGTCTAAAGGAATCTGATATCTATTCTCTGCATTCACTGATTGAAGAACCCGTATGGAAGATACCGTTTCAAAGTGAAGTGACATCGATTAATGAAACAACTATATACAATTATTCGGAGGATGTTATCGCGATGGGCTTTATGCGGTTGGGTCATATTTTAGTAAATGAATTCTGGCAAAGAAACATTGGAGATTTCGTTGTAGATCAAGAACGTTTTCCCACACTCAAGGACACTATTGAGGTACTCCATCGACGAGgttttaaagttgtttttaCAATTCAACCCTTTATCAGTACAGATAGTCCAAATTTCAAAGACGCCGTTAAAAACAAATTGCTTATCTATGAACGGCACTCGGATAGAAGTATTCCCGCGCTTACACGGTACAAGAGTTCATCCAGTGCCGGAGTATTGGATATTACGAATAATGCTTCAATACCATGGTTACGGAATAAATTGGAAAAGCTAAAGGAAGACTACCAAGTGGACAGTTTTTACTTGGATCTCGGTACGAGCTATAATCTACCGCATTATTATCAGTGTCGAACGACTCTGGACAACCCCGATATGTATGCCAAAATCTTTACAAGTAGTATGGAAAGTGTTGGCTTTATTGGTGTATCCAGTGCAAGTGCTGTCCCAAAGCCACCAACCTTCCTCAGCACGCCACCCATAAATTCTTCGTGGGAGGGTTTGCGTGAATTGTTAACCGTTGTTTTAAACAATGGTATAAACGGCTATCCCTTTGTTTTACCAGGAGCTATTGGTGGCGACTATTATGTTAATcgcactttaaaaaaaatggcgTCGTTTTACTCTCTGGGTCAACCAGAACTCGTCGAACAAGATCTTTTCATTCGTTGGATGCAATTAATGACTTTTATGCCGTCGATGCAATTTAGCCATTTACCATCTGAATATAAAAGTGATTACATTACTGATCAAGCCAAAGAATTGATGTCCATACGACAGAAAATTGTTATACCGTTATTGAAGAAATATCTAAGCGAGTCAATGAACGAAGGACTACCATTAGTGCGACCACTTTGGATGCTAGATCCCCATGACCCGGCTTGCTTACTTGTAAATGACGAATTTTCAGTAGGGGAGGAATTGATCGTGGCTCCAATTTTGGAAAAGAATTCGGATGAACGAGAAG TTTACCTGCCACAAGGAGTTTGGAAGGATGGAATTGATGGCTCATTACGGAAAGGCAGTCGCTGGATGCATAATTACAAAGTGCCTAAAGATAAAATAGCCCATTTCGTTAAAATGCCAGACAACACTAGATTTTAA
- the LOC105228271 gene encoding sorting nexin-27, protein MSGGGVGSDSAAPNGPRVVHIYKTETGFGFNVRGQVSEGGQLRSINGELYAPLQHVSAVLENGAAEKAGIKKGDRILEVNGVSVEGATHKQVVDLIKSGGDCLTLTVISVTQQEAERLEPQEDQSGYSYIDYSDKRSLPISIPDYSIVNRNGERYIVFNIHMAGRQLCSRRYREFANLHSILRKEFAGFNFPKLPGKWPFQLSEQQLDTRRRGLEQYLEKVCAVRVIAESDAVQDFLTDSEDDISASPVDIKVMLPDHEVSTVSVRKSANAQAVWELLVQRANLTSYTQQYFYLFEIVEYNFERKLQPHEIPHQLYVQNYSTASSTCLCVRRWLFSVNRELGLPDGEQAAKFIFYQAIDEVNRGYIRAEGRLYELKALQDAKKASEYLALARTLPGYGDVVFPHCACDSRKEGHVIPAVGIKSFRLHACREDGSMEAQMVELTWESITRWESDEESMSFCFQYNRPDKPARWVKVYTPYHSFLADCFDRIVEERKWEDTGD, encoded by the exons ATGAGCGGCGGTGGAGTTGGAAGTGACTCTGCTGCGCCAAATGGTCCGCGAGTGGTACATATTTACAAGACGGAAACTG gtTTTGGTTTCAATGTACGTGGACAAGTTTCTGAAGGTGGGCAACTTCGTTCGATAAATGGGGAATTGTATGCTCCCTTGCAACATGTAAGTGCTGTTCTGGAAAATGGGGCGGCAGAGAAGGCTGGAATAAAGAAAGGAGATCGTATTCTCGAGGT GAATGGTGTTAGCGTAGAAGGAGCCACTCACAAACAAGTCGTTGATTTGATTAAGTCGGGAGGAGATTGTTTAACTTTAACGGTAATTTCGGTGACACAGCAA GAAGCGGAGAGACTTGAACCTCAAGAAGATCAAAGTGGTTACTCTTATATTGACTATTCTGATAAACGTTCGTTACCCATTAG TATACCAGACTATAGTATTGTGAATCGCAATGGAGAGCGCTACATTGTATTCAATATTCACATGGCCGGGCGTCAACTGTGCTCCCGTCGTTATCGGGAGTTTGCGAATCTTCACTCAATACTACGGAAAGAATTCGCCGGTTTTAATTTTCCTAAGCTTCCAGGAAAATGGCCATTCCAATTAAGTGAGCAGCAATTGGATACACGTCGGAGGGGTCTTGAGCAGTATTTGGAAAAGGTGTGCGCAGTGCGTGTTATCGCTGAAAGTGATGCTGTTCAAGATTTTCTCACTGACTCTGAAGATGATATATCCGCTTCTCCAGTGGATATCAAAGTAATGCTGCCTGATCATGAAGTGTCGACTGTCTCTGTCCGAAAATCTGCTAACGCGCAGGCTGTATGGGAGCTTCTGGTCCAACGTGCCAATCTTACATCATATACACAGcaatatttttacctttttgagattgttgaatataattttgaaagaaaactgCAACCACATGAAATTCCACATCAGCTGTACGTGCAAAATTACAGCACTGCATCAAGCACTTGTCTTTGCGTACGCCGGTGGTTGTTTTCAGTGAATCGAGAACTTGGCCTACCGGATGGTGAACAAgcagcaaaatttattttctaccaG GCAATCGATGAAGTTAATCGTGGGTATATACGTGCCGAAGGACGCCTTTACGAGTTAAAAGCCTTGCAAGATGCTAAGAAAGCATCCGAGTATTTGGCATTGGCGCGGACACTACCTGGCTATGGTGATGTTGTATTTCCGCATTGTGCCTGTGATAGCCGCAAGGAAGGGCATGTTATACCAGCTGTTG gTATAAAAAGTTTCCGTTTGCATGCTTGTCGGGAGGATGGTTCAATGGAGGCGCAAATGGTCGAGCTAACTTGGGAAAGTATAACACGGTGGGAGAGCGACGAAGAGTCCATGTCTTTCTGCTTTCAATACAATCGTCCGGATAAACCGGCGCGTTGGGTAAAAGTATATACGCCATAT CATTCATTTTTAGCTGATTGTTTCGATCGAATAGTGGAGGAACGAAAGTGGGAAGACACTGGTGATTAA
- the K1161 gene encoding myogenesis-regulating glycosidase isoform X3 has product MLASDFDTHSVASNQASITSVNSLASLLREKMNAFPQMIRKKKRETKDYKIKIFVTILFFIIVFLIGYSYITYHKEILTRSYFEKIKFSSVDRTFSILSHEDKEVITGKLGLSISSDSIPFYCLEDQRKNDGSVCLEWNGIARLYMSFQNMNVFRCYNIQWQALSSGIYPTDCYELKRDNGLWFGGSFTKGMEWSLSSANFDYAPFGSGDGKVHQFGNGIKRYFINSIGVAMQVDDRTPLHISVNQTENRLCFRARNDNFTFVNHLTEYPELTYKICTTEDMRSLHMLMTQQSLWDGLKESDIYSLHSLIEEPVWKIPFQSEVTSINETTIYNYSEDVIAMGFMRLGHILVNEFWQRNIGDFVVDQERFPTLKDTIEVLHRRGFKVVFTIQPFISTDSPNFKDAVKNKLLIYERHSDRSIPALTRYKSSSSAGVLDITNNASIPWLRNKLEKLKEDYQVDSFYLDLGTSYNLPHYYQCRTTLDNPDMYAKIFTSSMESVGFIGVSSASAVPKPPTFLSTPPINSSWEGLRELLTVVLNNGINGYPFVLPGAIGGDYYVNRTLKKMASFYSLGQPELVEQDLFIRWMQLMTFMPSMQFSHLPSEYKSDYITDQAKELMSIRQKIVIPLLKKYLSESMNEGLPLVRPLWMLDPHDPACLLVNDEFSVGEELIVAPILEKNSDEREVYLPQGVWKDGIDGSLRKGSRWMHNYKVPKDKIAHFVKMPDNTRF; this is encoded by the exons ATGCTTGCGAGTGACTTCGACACCCACAGTGTGGCTAGCAACCAAGCGTCCATCACTAGCGTTAACTCATTGGCCAGTTTACTCCGGGAAAAAATGAAT GCATTCCCCCAAATGATTCGCAAAAAGAAACGTGAAACCAAGGAttataaaattaagattttcgTCACAATATTATTCTTCATCATTGTCTTCTTG ATTGGATACTCTTATATAACCTACCATAAAGAGATTTTAACTCGTTCCTATTTTGAAAAGATCAAATTCAGCTCGGTGGATCGTACTTTCAGTATTTTAAGTCACGAAGACAAGGAAGTGATAACAGGAAAGTTAGGTCTCTCTATAAGTTCCGATAGTATCCCGTTTTATTGTCTGGAAGACCAACGTAAAAATGATGGCAGCGTTTGTCTGGAATGGAATGGTATAGCTCGACTGTATATGAGTTTCCAAAATATGAATGTATTCCGTTGCTATAACATACAGTGGCAAGCACTGAGTTCGGGAATTTATCCAACCGATTGTTATGAGTTAAAAAGGGATAACGGACTATGGTTTGGTGGTAGCTTTACAAAGGGTATGGAATGGTCCTTAAGTTCGGCAAATTTTGACTATGCACCTTTTGGTAGTGGTGACGGTAAGGTTCATCAGTTCGGTAACGGAATAAAGCGCTATTTCATAAATTCGATTGGTGTGGCAATGCAGGTGGACGATCGCACACCTCTGCACATATCTGTCAATCAAACAGAAAATAGATTATGCTTTCGTGCGCGAAATGATAATTTCACCTTCGTCAATCATCTAACGGAATATCCAGAgcttacatataaaatttgcaCTACCGAAGACATGCGTAGTCTACATATGCTGATGACACAACAGAGTTTGTGGGATGGTCTAAAGGAATCTGATATCTATTCTCTGCATTCACTGATTGAAGAACCCGTATGGAAGATACCGTTTCAAAGTGAAGTGACATCGATTAATGAAACAACTATATACAATTATTCGGAGGATGTTATCGCGATGGGCTTTATGCGGTTGGGTCATATTTTAGTAAATGAATTCTGGCAAAGAAACATTGGAGATTTCGTTGTAGATCAAGAACGTTTTCCCACACTCAAGGACACTATTGAGGTACTCCATCGACGAGgttttaaagttgtttttaCAATTCAACCCTTTATCAGTACAGATAGTCCAAATTTCAAAGACGCCGTTAAAAACAAATTGCTTATCTATGAACGGCACTCGGATAGAAGTATTCCCGCGCTTACACGGTACAAGAGTTCATCCAGTGCCGGAGTATTGGATATTACGAATAATGCTTCAATACCATGGTTACGGAATAAATTGGAAAAGCTAAAGGAAGACTACCAAGTGGACAGTTTTTACTTGGATCTCGGTACGAGCTATAATCTACCGCATTATTATCAGTGTCGAACGACTCTGGACAACCCCGATATGTATGCCAAAATCTTTACAAGTAGTATGGAAAGTGTTGGCTTTATTGGTGTATCCAGTGCAAGTGCTGTCCCAAAGCCACCAACCTTCCTCAGCACGCCACCCATAAATTCTTCGTGGGAGGGTTTGCGTGAATTGTTAACCGTTGTTTTAAACAATGGTATAAACGGCTATCCCTTTGTTTTACCAGGAGCTATTGGTGGCGACTATTATGTTAATcgcactttaaaaaaaatggcgTCGTTTTACTCTCTGGGTCAACCAGAACTCGTCGAACAAGATCTTTTCATTCGTTGGATGCAATTAATGACTTTTATGCCGTCGATGCAATTTAGCCATTTACCATCTGAATATAAAAGTGATTACATTACTGATCAAGCCAAAGAATTGATGTCCATACGACAGAAAATTGTTATACCGTTATTGAAGAAATATCTAAGCGAGTCAATGAACGAAGGACTACCATTAGTGCGACCACTTTGGATGCTAGATCCCCATGACCCGGCTTGCTTACTTGTAAATGACGAATTTTCAGTAGGGGAGGAATTGATCGTGGCTCCAATTTTGGAAAAGAATTCGGATGAACGAGAAG TTTACCTGCCACAAGGAGTTTGGAAGGATGGAATTGATGGCTCATTACGGAAAGGCAGTCGCTGGATGCATAATTACAAAGTGCCTAAAGATAAAATAGCCCATTTCGTTAAAATGCCAGACAACACTAGATTTTAA
- the K1161 gene encoding myogenesis-regulating glycosidase isoform X2, giving the protein MANYSANTNINTADYDSYYPSQPVTNLTTLYINFDKINDDSCGSVTPNVPETSISSINQNDEESDDEEYGGGRRKYRDPFRSRRRASIAPLPALRLNSKEMLASDFDTHSVASNQASITSVNSLASLLREKMNAFPQMIRKKKRETKDYKIKIFVTILFFIIVFLIGYSYITYHKEILTRSYFEKIKFSSVDRTFSILSHEDKEVITGKLGLSISSDSIPFYCLEDQRKNDGSVCLEWNGIARLYMSFQNMNVFRCYNIQWQALSSGIYPTDCYELKRDNGLWFGGSFTKGMEWSLSSANFDYAPFGSGDGKVHQFGNGIKRYFINSIGVAMQVDDRTPLHISVNQTENRLCFRARNDNFTFVNHLTEYPELTYKICTTEDMRSLHMLMTQQSLWDGLKESDIYSLHSLIEEPVWKIPFQSEVTSINETTIYNYSEDVIAMGFMRLGHILVNEFWQRNIGDFVVDQERFPTLKDTIEVLHRRGFKVVFTIQPFISTDSPNFKDAVKNKLLIYERHSDRSIPALTRYKSSSSAGVLDITNNASIPWLRNKLEKLKEDYQVDSFYLDLGTSYNLPHYYQCRTTLDNPDMYAKIFTSSMESVGFIGVSSASAVPKPPTFLSTPPINSSWEGLRELLTVVLNNGINGYPFVLPGAIGGDYYVNRTLKKMASFYSLGQPELVEQDLFIRWMQLMTFMPSMQFSHLPSEYKSDYITDQAKELMSIRQKIVIPLLKKYLSESMNEGLPLVRPLWMLDPHDPACLLVNDEFSVGEELIVAPILEKNSDEREVYLPQGVWKDGIDGSLRKGSRWMHNYKVPKDKIAHFVKMPDNTRF; this is encoded by the exons atgGCGAATTATTCTGCAAACACCAATATTAATACAGCCGATTACGACTCCTATTATCCGAGTCAACCTGTGACTAATTTAACAACATTGTACATTAATTTTGATAAG ATAAACGATGACAGCTGCGGTTCGGTCACCCCGAATGTACCGGAAACGAGTATATCATCAATAAACCAGAATGACGAAGAGAGTGACGATGAGGAGTATGGTGGCGGACGTCGAAAGTATCG TGATCCATTTCGGAGTCGCCGCCGAGCATCGATAGCCCCTCTACCCGCCTTGCGCTTGAATAGTAAGGAGATGCTTGCGAGTGACTTCGACACCCACAGTGTGGCTAGCAACCAAGCGTCCATCACTAGCGTTAACTCATTGGCCAGTTTACTCCGGGAAAAAATGAAT GCATTCCCCCAAATGATTCGCAAAAAGAAACGTGAAACCAAGGAttataaaattaagattttcgTCACAATATTATTCTTCATCATTGTCTTCTTG ATTGGATACTCTTATATAACCTACCATAAAGAGATTTTAACTCGTTCCTATTTTGAAAAGATCAAATTCAGCTCGGTGGATCGTACTTTCAGTATTTTAAGTCACGAAGACAAGGAAGTGATAACAGGAAAGTTAGGTCTCTCTATAAGTTCCGATAGTATCCCGTTTTATTGTCTGGAAGACCAACGTAAAAATGATGGCAGCGTTTGTCTGGAATGGAATGGTATAGCTCGACTGTATATGAGTTTCCAAAATATGAATGTATTCCGTTGCTATAACATACAGTGGCAAGCACTGAGTTCGGGAATTTATCCAACCGATTGTTATGAGTTAAAAAGGGATAACGGACTATGGTTTGGTGGTAGCTTTACAAAGGGTATGGAATGGTCCTTAAGTTCGGCAAATTTTGACTATGCACCTTTTGGTAGTGGTGACGGTAAGGTTCATCAGTTCGGTAACGGAATAAAGCGCTATTTCATAAATTCGATTGGTGTGGCAATGCAGGTGGACGATCGCACACCTCTGCACATATCTGTCAATCAAACAGAAAATAGATTATGCTTTCGTGCGCGAAATGATAATTTCACCTTCGTCAATCATCTAACGGAATATCCAGAgcttacatataaaatttgcaCTACCGAAGACATGCGTAGTCTACATATGCTGATGACACAACAGAGTTTGTGGGATGGTCTAAAGGAATCTGATATCTATTCTCTGCATTCACTGATTGAAGAACCCGTATGGAAGATACCGTTTCAAAGTGAAGTGACATCGATTAATGAAACAACTATATACAATTATTCGGAGGATGTTATCGCGATGGGCTTTATGCGGTTGGGTCATATTTTAGTAAATGAATTCTGGCAAAGAAACATTGGAGATTTCGTTGTAGATCAAGAACGTTTTCCCACACTCAAGGACACTATTGAGGTACTCCATCGACGAGgttttaaagttgtttttaCAATTCAACCCTTTATCAGTACAGATAGTCCAAATTTCAAAGACGCCGTTAAAAACAAATTGCTTATCTATGAACGGCACTCGGATAGAAGTATTCCCGCGCTTACACGGTACAAGAGTTCATCCAGTGCCGGAGTATTGGATATTACGAATAATGCTTCAATACCATGGTTACGGAATAAATTGGAAAAGCTAAAGGAAGACTACCAAGTGGACAGTTTTTACTTGGATCTCGGTACGAGCTATAATCTACCGCATTATTATCAGTGTCGAACGACTCTGGACAACCCCGATATGTATGCCAAAATCTTTACAAGTAGTATGGAAAGTGTTGGCTTTATTGGTGTATCCAGTGCAAGTGCTGTCCCAAAGCCACCAACCTTCCTCAGCACGCCACCCATAAATTCTTCGTGGGAGGGTTTGCGTGAATTGTTAACCGTTGTTTTAAACAATGGTATAAACGGCTATCCCTTTGTTTTACCAGGAGCTATTGGTGGCGACTATTATGTTAATcgcactttaaaaaaaatggcgTCGTTTTACTCTCTGGGTCAACCAGAACTCGTCGAACAAGATCTTTTCATTCGTTGGATGCAATTAATGACTTTTATGCCGTCGATGCAATTTAGCCATTTACCATCTGAATATAAAAGTGATTACATTACTGATCAAGCCAAAGAATTGATGTCCATACGACAGAAAATTGTTATACCGTTATTGAAGAAATATCTAAGCGAGTCAATGAACGAAGGACTACCATTAGTGCGACCACTTTGGATGCTAGATCCCCATGACCCGGCTTGCTTACTTGTAAATGACGAATTTTCAGTAGGGGAGGAATTGATCGTGGCTCCAATTTTGGAAAAGAATTCGGATGAACGAGAAG TTTACCTGCCACAAGGAGTTTGGAAGGATGGAATTGATGGCTCATTACGGAAAGGCAGTCGCTGGATGCATAATTACAAAGTGCCTAAAGATAAAATAGCCCATTTCGTTAAAATGCCAGACAACACTAGATTTTAA